The window GCGGAAAGCTCCTGTTGCGTTTTGGTCCATTCGGTCTGCCAATCCATCGGATCCGGCTCCTGGCTCGGGGTCTTTGAGGCCAGGGCCGCAAAGGCGGTGCCAGGGAGCGCCGTGCCGGAGCGGGGCACCTCCATCGGACGGGCGGCGTTCGACAGATCTGGGAACCCGGATGCGGCACGCTCCGTCGAGGAGGGCGAGCCAGGGACCTCGAAGACCGCGGCGCCGTCGCCCGAGCCTCCGACGGCGACGCCCACATGCGCGAGCCGGTCGGCTGCGGGCACCGCGGCAGGACGCGGCGGCCCGGGGGCGACGTGAGCGCCACGCGCTGGCGCCGCCCGCTCATGAGCGGGGGCCAAGACTCTTTGAAGGGTGGACCCGGGGGGCCGCTATTTCTTCTCGAGGAGGAGCTGGCCCTTGTTCTCGATCAGGCCCTGCGCCTTGCGGGCCAGCATGGCCAACATCCAGGGCAGCTCCACGGCCAGCCTCACGTGATCCTCGGCGACGTCGATCTTGCCCGTCACGGTCTGGCCGACCGCGCTGACGCGGAAGTCGAGGTGCTGCCCGATCCACTGGCTGTCCAGCACGGCGAACTTGCCGGCGTACTGCTCCTTCAGCTGGTCGATCCCGGTGCGGAGCCGGCGCTGGGCCTCCGCGGCGCCGAGCTGGTGCGGGATGGAGACGACGAGCGGTTTGGTCATGGAGCGGTCCCGGCGGGAGGGCGACGGGCGCTCATATAGGCGGGCCGGGGCGCCTTTCATACCAGCCGTCAGACATGCAGACGCATATCTGACGGATCACGCCGCACGGGCGGGGACGCGCCTTCGCGCTGGCCGAGGGTCAGGAGGTCCGACCCTCGATATCGCACCCGAGGCGATCCCGGGCACGGGGGGCCGGACCGCCGCCGCGTCACGCGACGCGGAGGGCGTCCGGCACGGTCGTCCGCCGGCGCAGGGCCTCGTCCTCCCGCATGAGGCGGCGCAGCAGCTCCTGCGCGGAGCGCCCGTCGAGGCCGCGGCGGTCGAGGTCGTCGATGATCTGGAGCTGCTGCTCGATCAGGAACCGGATGTTGTGGAATTCCCGCGCCAACATGCCGTCGTCACCCGTGCTGCGCATGGCGGACCTCGTCGAGGGGCCGTTACGCCGGCGAATGTGTCCGGAAAGCCTTAAGGATGCCTTCAGCATGCGGGGCGCGGGGGCTT is drawn from Lichenibacterium dinghuense and contains these coding sequences:
- a CDS encoding polyhydroxyalkanoic acid system family protein; this translates as MTKPLVVSIPHQLGAAEAQRRLRTGIDQLKEQYAGKFAVLDSQWIGQHLDFRVSAVGQTVTGKIDVAEDHVRLAVELPWMLAMLARKAQGLIENKGQLLLEKK